A section of the Bacillus pumilus genome encodes:
- a CDS encoding carbohydrate ABC transporter permease, whose translation MNDITKAEQPAAFSPLPKQKMKKNQNSSLWWMYLPAVLVVSTFIIYPFLNGIQLSFTNWNGFSQTYEWIGLDQYKRLVQDPTTWLVVKNTLLYGIGSTILQNIIGLGYALLLNQSLKMRAITRTVIYLPVMISPIAMGYIWYFVFAYQGGALNDVVTLFGFDQMNALGNPQLNTWIIMLVNTYQFVGIAMIIYLAGLQSIPKDYYEAAQLDGASSLQQFSRITLPLLLPSITINVVLNVIGGLKLFDVIVALTGGGPGDSSQSMSTFMYDLYFKRQDAGYAATQGVFMAVIILVISVTALMYFKRKETEM comes from the coding sequence ATGAATGACATCACAAAAGCAGAGCAGCCAGCCGCATTCTCCCCTTTACCAAAGCAGAAAATGAAAAAAAACCAGAATTCATCCCTTTGGTGGATGTACTTGCCAGCTGTTCTCGTTGTCAGTACCTTTATCATTTATCCTTTTTTGAACGGCATTCAGCTATCTTTTACGAATTGGAATGGGTTTTCGCAAACTTATGAGTGGATTGGACTTGATCAATATAAGCGTCTGGTTCAGGACCCAACGACATGGCTTGTTGTTAAAAATACGCTTCTATACGGCATCGGGAGCACCATCTTACAAAATATCATCGGACTTGGTTATGCTCTTTTATTAAATCAAAGCTTAAAGATGAGAGCGATCACAAGAACAGTCATCTATTTACCTGTCATGATTAGTCCGATTGCGATGGGCTATATTTGGTATTTCGTGTTTGCTTACCAAGGCGGTGCCTTAAACGATGTAGTGACGCTTTTTGGATTTGATCAAATGAATGCGCTTGGCAATCCGCAATTAAACACATGGATCATTATGCTCGTCAACACCTATCAATTCGTCGGTATTGCGATGATCATTTATTTAGCAGGACTGCAAAGCATTCCTAAGGATTATTATGAAGCCGCACAATTAGACGGCGCATCCAGCCTCCAGCAATTTAGTCGAATTACATTGCCTCTCCTTCTACCGTCTATCACCATTAATGTTGTGCTAAATGTCATTGGCGGGCTCAAGCTCTTTGATGTGATTGTGGCGCTTACTGGCGGCGGACCGGGAGATTCCTCACAATCGATGTCGACCTTTATGTATGATCTGTATTTCAAACGTCAAGATGCAGGATATGCAGCAACACAAGGGGTCTTCATGGCGGTCATCATCCTTGTCATTAGTGTCACAGCGCTGATGTATTTCAAACGAAAGGAGACCGAGATGTGA
- a CDS encoding carbohydrate ABC transporter permease: MENTFKRKKRWYTVLALLVTVLHLIPFYILLTTSFKGIGDFSSKWLFPKALHLENFRTAWTEAQLGQSFLNTVIITFSSAVCLIFLGSLAAYPLARRSTKLNKAVYVLFIAIMVIPPLTALVPLYKMVVQIGMMNTYQIAILNNVAAFLPLTIFLYAGFIRSTIPKELEEAARIDGAGTLRVFFTIVFPLLKPITASVLIIACVYIWNDYQFAIFFLQDKEMHTLTVALSHFFGQNQHQLQLVGAAALIAMLPMVMMFLLLQKYFIAGLSQGSVKG, from the coding sequence ATGGAAAATACCTTTAAACGTAAGAAGAGATGGTACACCGTCCTTGCCCTTTTGGTGACAGTGCTTCATCTCATTCCATTTTATATCTTGCTGACGACATCATTCAAGGGAATAGGAGATTTTAGTTCAAAGTGGCTGTTTCCAAAAGCGCTTCATCTTGAAAACTTTCGCACGGCATGGACAGAGGCACAGCTTGGTCAGTCCTTTTTGAATACTGTGATCATTACATTCAGCTCTGCTGTATGCCTCATCTTTCTTGGTTCCCTTGCAGCCTATCCGCTCGCAAGGAGAAGCACAAAGCTAAATAAAGCAGTGTATGTTTTATTCATTGCTATTATGGTCATTCCACCACTCACAGCCCTTGTCCCGCTCTATAAAATGGTCGTTCAAATCGGGATGATGAACACCTATCAAATCGCTATTTTAAATAATGTTGCTGCTTTTTTGCCGCTAACGATTTTCTTATACGCAGGCTTTATCCGGTCGACCATTCCAAAGGAGCTTGAAGAAGCAGCCCGTATTGATGGAGCGGGGACACTTAGGGTTTTTTTCACCATCGTTTTCCCACTTCTGAAACCTATTACCGCTTCGGTTTTAATCATTGCCTGTGTGTATATTTGGAACGACTATCAATTTGCCATCTTCTTTTTACAAGATAAGGAGATGCATACACTCACAGTCGCCTTATCCCATTTTTTTGGTCAAAATCAGCATCAGTTACAGCTCGTTGGTGCCGCTGCGCTCATTGCGATGCTGCCAATGGTAATGATGTTTTTACTGTTGCAAAAATATTTTATCGCAGGGCTTTCACAAGGCTCTGTCAAAGGGTAG
- a CDS encoding alpha-glucosidase/alpha-galactosidase, whose product MSKITFIGAGSTVFAKNILGDCLFVPALSDFEFALYDIDHKRLKESETMLRHLKENYGAHVTITSYHNRKEALKDAKYVINAIQVGGYRPSTVIDFEIPKKYGLRQTIADTVGIGGIFRFLRTFPVMLDLAKEMEEVCPNALLLNYTNPMATLTGAMLRYTPVQTVGLCHSVQVCTKDLFESLEMDHEGIEEKIAGINHMAWLLEVKRDGKDLYPDIKRRAKEKQKSRHHDMVRFELMDKFGYYVTESSEHNAEYHPYFIKSRYPELIGQFNIPLDEYPRRCEEQINNWNSMKHDLVSNTQITHTRSKEYGSRIIEAIETNVPFKFAGNVLNTGGLIHNLPEKACVEVPCVADRSGIMPCHVGEIPEQLAGLNRTNISSQLMTIEAAISGKKEHVYQAALLDPHTSAELSIDDIIKLCDELIEAHSEMLPHFADPNQYAASTNLQK is encoded by the coding sequence ATGTCTAAAATTACATTTATCGGTGCAGGGAGTACCGTCTTTGCTAAAAATATATTAGGAGATTGTTTGTTCGTCCCCGCACTAAGCGATTTTGAATTCGCTTTATATGATATCGACCATAAACGGCTGAAAGAATCAGAAACGATGCTCCGCCATTTAAAAGAGAACTACGGTGCACATGTGACCATTACGTCCTATCACAACCGAAAAGAAGCCTTAAAGGATGCAAAATATGTGATTAATGCCATCCAGGTTGGAGGCTACCGGCCAAGCACAGTGATTGATTTTGAGATTCCGAAAAAATATGGGTTAAGACAAACGATTGCGGATACGGTTGGCATTGGCGGGATCTTCCGCTTCCTTCGAACATTTCCTGTGATGCTTGATCTTGCAAAGGAGATGGAAGAGGTTTGCCCAAATGCTTTATTGTTAAATTACACAAATCCAATGGCCACACTGACAGGTGCAATGCTGCGCTACACACCGGTTCAAACGGTGGGTCTTTGTCATAGCGTGCAGGTGTGTACAAAGGATCTATTTGAATCACTTGAAATGGATCATGAAGGAATTGAAGAAAAAATTGCTGGCATCAATCATATGGCGTGGTTATTAGAAGTGAAACGAGACGGAAAAGATTTGTATCCAGACATCAAAAGAAGAGCGAAAGAAAAGCAAAAATCACGGCATCATGATATGGTACGTTTTGAGCTGATGGATAAATTCGGCTATTATGTCACAGAGTCCTCAGAGCATAATGCCGAATACCACCCTTATTTTATCAAATCGCGGTACCCAGAATTGATCGGTCAATTTAACATTCCGCTAGATGAATACCCGAGACGCTGCGAGGAACAAATCAACAACTGGAATTCCATGAAGCATGACCTTGTGAGCAATACACAGATCACACATACTCGCTCAAAAGAATATGGTTCACGTATCATTGAAGCGATTGAAACGAACGTTCCCTTTAAATTTGCCGGGAATGTGCTGAACACAGGTGGCCTCATTCACAACCTGCCTGAAAAAGCGTGTGTCGAAGTGCCGTGTGTTGCAGACCGGAGCGGGATCATGCCATGCCATGTCGGAGAGATTCCTGAACAACTGGCGGGACTGAACCGGACCAATATCAGTTCACAGCTCATGACCATCGAAGCAGCAATCAGCGGGAAAAAAGAACACGTTTATCAAGCGGCATTACTAGATCCACACACAAGTGCTGAACTGTCGATTGATGACATCATCAAATTATGCGATGAACTCATTGAAGCACATAGTGAGATGCTCCCGCATTTTGCAGATCCGAATCAATATGCCGCATCAACCAACTTACAGAAATAA
- a CDS encoding CoA-acylating methylmalonate-semialdehyde dehydrogenase yields the protein MTKTDVQMLKNYIGGQWIEAETSQTEAVYNPATGKIIAEVPLSTKKDVERAVQAAQEAFTTWSKTPVPRRARILFKYQQLLVDKWDELAELVTMENGKSITEAKGEVQRGIECVEFAAGAPTLMMGKQLPDIASGLESGMYRYPIGVIGGITPFNFPMMVPCWMFPLAIACGNTFVLKPSERTPILAARLAELFEEAGLPKGVLNIVNGAHDVVNGLLEHQKVKAISFVGSQPVAEYVYKKGTEHGKRVQALAGAKNHSIVLKDADLDAATKQIIGAAFGSAGERCMAAAVVAVEEEVADDLIQKLVDESNELVIGNGINEEVFLGPVIREEHKERTLQYIQSGIEEGASLIRDGRKDHETNGKGYFVGPTIFDHVTNQMKIWQDEIFAPVLSIVRVSSLAEAIDLSNQSKFANGACLYTDSASSIREFRENIEAGMLGVNIGVPAPMAFFPFSGWKDSFYGDLHANGTDGVEFYTRKKMVTARYM from the coding sequence ATGACCAAAACAGATGTACAAATGTTGAAAAATTATATTGGCGGACAATGGATTGAAGCAGAAACTAGTCAAACAGAGGCAGTATATAACCCAGCTACTGGCAAGATCATCGCAGAAGTGCCGCTTTCAACAAAAAAAGATGTCGAACGTGCGGTACAGGCAGCGCAAGAAGCCTTTACCACTTGGTCGAAAACGCCCGTTCCCCGCCGTGCACGCATTTTATTTAAATACCAACAGTTACTCGTTGACAAATGGGATGAGCTGGCTGAACTCGTAACGATGGAAAACGGAAAAAGCATCACTGAAGCAAAAGGAGAAGTGCAGCGCGGGATTGAATGTGTCGAATTTGCCGCTGGTGCACCAACCTTAATGATGGGAAAACAATTACCAGATATCGCATCTGGACTCGAATCTGGCATGTACCGCTATCCAATTGGCGTCATCGGCGGAATTACACCATTTAACTTTCCGATGATGGTTCCTTGCTGGATGTTCCCACTTGCCATTGCCTGCGGAAATACGTTTGTTTTAAAACCTTCAGAGCGCACGCCGATTCTTGCCGCACGATTAGCCGAATTATTTGAAGAAGCAGGTCTTCCAAAAGGGGTTCTCAACATTGTCAATGGAGCTCATGATGTCGTCAATGGTCTGCTTGAACACCAAAAGGTCAAAGCCATTTCATTTGTCGGCTCTCAGCCAGTTGCAGAATACGTCTATAAAAAAGGCACAGAGCATGGCAAACGTGTCCAAGCACTTGCAGGAGCAAAAAATCACTCCATTGTCCTTAAAGATGCAGATTTAGACGCAGCAACGAAACAAATCATTGGTGCTGCCTTTGGATCAGCAGGAGAGCGCTGCATGGCCGCGGCCGTTGTCGCAGTGGAAGAAGAAGTGGCAGATGATCTCATTCAAAAATTAGTGGATGAATCGAACGAACTTGTCATTGGAAACGGTATAAATGAAGAGGTCTTTCTTGGTCCAGTCATTCGAGAGGAACATAAGGAGCGAACGCTTCAATACATTCAGTCAGGGATTGAAGAAGGCGCAAGTCTCATTCGAGATGGCAGGAAAGATCACGAAACAAATGGAAAAGGGTATTTCGTTGGACCAACGATCTTTGACCATGTGACAAATCAAATGAAAATTTGGCAGGACGAGATTTTCGCCCCAGTCTTATCAATTGTACGTGTCTCTTCACTGGCAGAAGCGATCGACCTGTCTAATCAATCAAAATTTGCGAACGGTGCCTGCCTGTACACAGACAGTGCATCAAGCATCAGAGAATTTCGCGAAAACATCGAAGCAGGGATGCTCGGCGTCAATATTGGTGTTCCCGCACCAATGGCATTTTTCCCGTTTTCCGGCTGGAAGGATTCTTTCTACGGGGATTTGCACGCCAATGGAACAGACGGAGTGGAGTTTTACACAAGAAAAAAGATGGTGACCGCTCGTTATATGTGA
- a CDS encoding glycoside hydrolase family 43 protein: MRKRMKCGLCFLILALVLSCIPVYDASAASTPIAKRVGNANPLIDHHLGADPFALTYNGRVYIYMSSDDYEYQSNGTIKDNSFANLNRVFVISSADMVNWTDHGAIPVAGANGANGGKGIAKWAGASWAPAAAVKKINGKDKFFLYFANSGGGIGVLTADSPIGPWKDPIGKALVTPNTPGMSGVVWLFDPAVFVDDDGTGYLYAGGGVPGGSNPTQGQWANPKTARVLKLGPDMTSVAGSASTIDAPFMFEDSGMHKYNGTYYYSYCINFGGSHPADKPPGEIGYMTSSSPMGPFTYKGHFLKNPGSFFGGGGNNHHAVFNFKNEWYVVYHTQTVSSALYGAGKGYRSPHINKLVHNADGSLREVAANFEGVKQLSNLNPYQRVEAETFAWNGRILTEASSAPGGPVNNQHVTNIQNGDWVAVSNVDFGSRGARTFKANVAAASGGQIEVRLGSPDGRMVGTLNVPSSGGNWREIETTVNGATGVHNVFFVFKGNGANLFQFDSWQFTQR, translated from the coding sequence ATGAGAAAGAGGATGAAGTGCGGTTTATGTTTTTTAATTCTAGCTTTGGTACTAAGCTGTATACCCGTATATGATGCGAGTGCAGCAAGTACCCCCATTGCAAAACGAGTAGGAAATGCAAATCCGCTCATAGACCATCACCTGGGAGCAGATCCGTTTGCGCTCACCTATAACGGCAGAGTGTACATTTATATGTCGAGTGATGACTATGAATATCAAAGCAATGGAACGATTAAGGACAATTCTTTTGCGAATTTGAATAGGGTCTTTGTCATCTCTTCGGCAGATATGGTGAACTGGACAGATCACGGAGCGATTCCAGTAGCAGGCGCAAATGGGGCAAATGGCGGGAAAGGGATTGCCAAATGGGCAGGCGCTTCTTGGGCTCCAGCGGCTGCGGTGAAGAAGATCAATGGGAAGGATAAATTTTTCCTTTATTTTGCTAACAGCGGCGGAGGGATTGGCGTCTTGACAGCGGATAGTCCGATTGGTCCTTGGAAAGACCCTATCGGAAAAGCGCTCGTCACACCAAATACACCAGGAATGTCCGGTGTTGTATGGCTGTTTGATCCAGCTGTATTTGTAGATGATGACGGGACCGGTTATCTATATGCCGGCGGAGGCGTTCCAGGCGGTTCAAATCCAACACAGGGGCAATGGGCCAATCCTAAAACAGCAAGAGTTCTGAAGCTAGGGCCTGACATGACAAGTGTGGCCGGCAGCGCATCAACCATTGATGCTCCTTTTATGTTTGAAGATTCAGGGATGCATAAGTATAACGGTACCTATTACTATTCGTATTGCATCAATTTTGGCGGCTCCCACCCAGCAGATAAACCGCCAGGCGAGATCGGTTATATGACGAGCTCAAGTCCAATGGGGCCCTTTACGTATAAAGGACACTTCTTGAAAAATCCAGGTTCATTTTTCGGTGGCGGCGGTAACAACCATCATGCGGTGTTCAATTTTAAAAACGAATGGTATGTCGTGTATCACACGCAAACGGTGAGCTCTGCCTTATACGGAGCAGGGAAAGGCTACAGATCTCCCCACATTAATAAGCTTGTCCATAATGCGGACGGCTCCCTTCGAGAGGTCGCAGCCAATTTTGAAGGCGTTAAACAGCTTTCTAACCTCAATCCATATCAGCGGGTAGAAGCTGAAACATTCGCTTGGAATGGACGCATTTTAACAGAGGCTTCCTCAGCACCTGGTGGGCCAGTCAATAACCAGCATGTCACAAACATTCAAAATGGCGATTGGGTGGCTGTCAGTAATGTCGATTTCGGCTCTAGGGGTGCCAGAACCTTTAAAGCCAATGTAGCAGCAGCCTCAGGCGGACAAATTGAAGTACGTCTTGGCAGTCCAGACGGCAGAATGGTAGGAACACTCAATGTCCCTTCCTCAGGTGGAAACTGGCGAGAAATAGAAACAACAGTAAACGGGGCAACGGGAGTACACAACGTATTTTTTGTCTTCAAAGGAAATGGTGCCAACCTATTCCAATTTGATTCCTGGCAGTTTACTCAAAGATAA
- a CDS encoding glucuronoxylanase — MMSIIKKPICTLLVCFTMLSVMFIGPGVTEVSAASDANINVNAERQMIRGFGGMNHPAWIGDLTGPQRETAFGNGQNQLGFSILRIYVDENRNNWHREVATAKRAIEHGALVIASPWNPPSHMVETFNRNGASAKRLRYNQYAAYAQHLNDFVTYMKNNGVNLYAISVQNEPDYAHEWTWWTPQEILRFMRENAGSINARVIAPESFQYLKNISDPILNDSQALRNMDILGAHLYGTQISQLPYPLFKQKGGGKELWMTEVYYPNSDNNSADRWPEALGVSEHIHHSMVEGDFQAYVWWYIRRSYGPMKEDGMISKRGYNMAHFSKFVRPGFVRVDATKSPEPNVFVSAYKGNNQVVIVAINKNNAGVNQHFVMQNGTASKASRWVTSSNSNLQPGTDLNISGNQFWAHLPAQSVTTFVVKR; from the coding sequence TTGATGTCCATAATCAAAAAACCAATTTGCACTTTATTGGTCTGCTTCACTATGCTGTCTGTCATGTTCATAGGCCCCGGCGTAACTGAGGTGTCAGCGGCAAGTGATGCGAATATTAATGTCAACGCGGAAAGACAAATGATCCGCGGCTTTGGCGGAATGAACCATCCGGCTTGGATTGGTGATTTGACCGGACCTCAAAGGGAAACCGCATTTGGTAATGGGCAGAATCAGTTAGGATTCTCCATTTTACGGATTTATGTAGACGAGAACAGAAATAATTGGCACAGAGAAGTCGCCACCGCTAAAAGAGCGATAGAGCACGGCGCTTTGGTGATCGCTTCACCTTGGAATCCTCCAAGCCATATGGTGGAGACTTTCAACCGTAATGGTGCGTCTGCAAAGCGGCTAAGATACAATCAATACGCCGCATACGCTCAGCATTTGAATGATTTTGTGACATACATGAAAAATAATGGCGTCAATCTATATGCCATTTCTGTACAAAACGAGCCTGATTATGCACATGAATGGACATGGTGGACACCTCAGGAAATCCTGCGATTCATGAGAGAAAATGCCGGCTCCATTAACGCACGCGTGATTGCACCAGAATCCTTTCAATACCTTAAGAATATCTCAGATCCTATCTTAAACGATTCGCAGGCGCTTAGAAATATGGACATTCTCGGAGCCCATCTGTACGGAACCCAAATTAGCCAGCTTCCGTATCCTCTTTTCAAACAAAAAGGAGGGGGAAAAGAGCTGTGGATGACAGAGGTCTACTACCCGAATAGCGATAACAATTCTGCGGACCGCTGGCCTGAGGCATTAGGGGTATCAGAGCATATTCACCATTCAATGGTGGAAGGGGACTTTCAGGCGTATGTGTGGTGGTACATCCGCAGATCATACGGTCCTATGAAAGAAGATGGAATGATTAGCAAGCGCGGATACAATATGGCGCATTTCTCCAAGTTTGTGCGTCCAGGATTCGTCAGAGTTGATGCAACAAAAAGCCCTGAACCGAATGTTTTCGTGTCAGCCTATAAAGGAAACAATCAGGTCGTCATTGTCGCGATTAACAAAAACAATGCAGGAGTCAATCAACACTTTGTTATGCAAAATGGAACTGCTTCGAAAGCGTCAAGATGGGTCACAAGCAGTAACAGTAACCTTCAGCCTGGAACTGACTTAAACATATCAGGAAATCAATTTTGGGCACATCTCCCTGCTCAAAGTGTGACAACATTTGTGGTCAAACGCTAA
- a CDS encoding response regulator transcription factor: MPKLQNKVLIIDDEKEILELIHTVLTREGIDRVITASTARDGLSQFHQEQPDLVILDIMLPDGEGYDICKQIRDVSHVPIIFLSAKGEESDKIVGLAIGGDDYITKPFSPKEVAYRVKAQLRRSSYLQPSQEEPVIKKGPFELNEQQAELTKNGAAIELTPKELMLMTYFLQHPNRVISKETLYQTVWGEDFFGSDNTVMVHIRRLREKIEHSPSTPEFLVTVKGLGYKFVVKDA, from the coding sequence ATGCCAAAACTTCAAAACAAAGTCTTGATTATAGATGACGAAAAAGAAATCTTGGAATTAATCCATACCGTATTAACAAGAGAAGGCATTGACCGGGTGATAACAGCTTCAACTGCCCGTGACGGGCTCTCACAATTCCATCAAGAACAACCCGATCTCGTCATACTGGATATTATGCTGCCAGACGGTGAAGGCTACGATATTTGCAAACAAATCAGAGACGTCTCGCATGTTCCCATTATCTTTTTATCAGCAAAGGGAGAAGAATCAGACAAAATTGTAGGACTTGCCATTGGCGGCGATGATTACATTACAAAACCGTTCAGCCCAAAAGAAGTCGCCTACCGGGTAAAAGCTCAGCTAAGACGGTCATCATACTTACAGCCTTCTCAAGAGGAGCCCGTGATTAAAAAAGGACCTTTTGAGTTAAACGAGCAGCAAGCTGAACTAACGAAAAACGGAGCGGCGATTGAGCTCACTCCGAAAGAACTTATGTTGATGACTTATTTCTTGCAGCATCCGAATCGCGTGATCAGTAAAGAAACGCTATATCAAACGGTTTGGGGAGAGGATTTCTTCGGTTCTGATAATACAGTGATGGTACATATACGAAGACTTCGGGAGAAAATAGAACATTCCCCATCTACACCAGAATTTCTCGTGACAGTTAAAGGGCTTGGCTATAAATTTGTTGTAAAGGATGCGTAA
- a CDS encoding sensor histidine kinase: MKWRLTGRYMVSVIIVTIITVFINLFGFMIWLVLQASSQQNEENTPETFTRTFEQYITLSDQDITVSKEGQQALKQQNAWIQILDENGQDVYHAQAPKGLKSKYTPIEIVNLHKYKDKQLMSTIYAGGKNGKGEEYSYFIGFKDPSIGKYLFSFDTKDLISQFNIGTMILLSIDAIIALFIGYLFSRQLIKPLGRAIYGIQRLANGDYTTKLPTKGIYKDVFYNVNHLSEQLASSQKEKDKLEQMREEWISHISHDIKTPLSSIQGYAEIMKDPSYPLSEQDIRHYADIIENKSLYIKDVMEDLNLTTRLKNNDVMLHKELVNIVPLLRETLIDILNDSRYANQTIELQTNVDKLMLNIDTILIRRAVTNLILNALVHNDADVKIIVQLEQKDHTHITIQDNGKGIEEAELEKVFDRYYRGTNTGGTHAGSGLGMAIAKDIIQKHGGDMTIQSIIGEGTTIDIQLPA; this comes from the coding sequence ATGAAATGGCGATTAACAGGCAGATATATGGTCTCTGTCATTATCGTGACCATTATCACAGTCTTTATTAACTTATTTGGATTCATGATTTGGCTTGTACTACAAGCAAGCAGCCAGCAAAACGAAGAAAATACGCCGGAAACCTTCACAAGAACATTTGAACAATACATCACCTTGTCTGATCAAGATATTACTGTGAGTAAAGAAGGACAACAAGCCTTAAAACAACAAAACGCTTGGATTCAAATATTAGATGAAAATGGACAAGACGTCTATCATGCACAAGCACCTAAAGGTTTAAAGAGCAAATACACACCTATAGAAATCGTGAACTTACATAAATATAAAGATAAGCAATTGATGTCTACTATTTATGCTGGGGGGAAAAACGGAAAGGGCGAGGAATACAGCTACTTTATCGGATTTAAGGACCCTTCCATCGGAAAATATTTATTTTCTTTTGATACGAAAGACTTAATATCGCAATTCAATATCGGGACGATGATTTTATTATCGATTGATGCCATCATTGCCTTATTCATTGGATACTTATTCAGCCGGCAGCTCATCAAACCGCTCGGCCGTGCCATTTACGGCATCCAGCGACTCGCAAACGGAGATTATACGACGAAGCTGCCAACGAAGGGAATCTATAAAGATGTGTTCTATAATGTCAATCACTTATCAGAGCAGCTCGCTTCAAGTCAAAAGGAAAAAGACAAATTAGAGCAAATGCGAGAAGAGTGGATCAGCCATATTTCTCATGATATTAAAACACCATTATCCTCTATTCAAGGCTATGCAGAAATCATGAAAGATCCAAGTTATCCTCTTTCAGAACAAGATATCAGACATTACGCTGATATCATTGAGAATAAATCACTGTACATTAAAGATGTGATGGAGGATCTAAATTTAACAACAAGGCTTAAAAATAACGACGTGATGCTGCATAAAGAGCTGGTGAACATTGTGCCGTTGCTGCGTGAAACGTTAATTGATATCCTCAATGATTCGAGATATGCTAATCAGACCATTGAGCTGCAAACGAATGTAGACAAGCTTATGCTGAATATTGATACGATCCTCATACGAAGAGCGGTCACCAATCTCATATTAAATGCCCTGGTCCACAATGATGCTGATGTGAAAATCATTGTACAGCTTGAACAAAAAGACCATACCCACATCACAATTCAAGACAACGGCAAAGGAATTGAAGAAGCAGAGCTAGAAAAAGTGTTTGACCGCTACTATAGAGGGACGAATACAGGAGGGACACATGCTGGCTCTGGTCTTGGAATGGCGATTGCAAAAGATATCATCCAAAAACACGGCGGAGATATGACGATACAGAGTATCATTGGAGAAGGGACTACGATTGATATCCAGTTACCCGCATAA
- a CDS encoding DUF4870 domain-containing protein — protein MRENKILSSLCYFSIFFAPFLFPIIVYFLGKDEVKYHAKKSLWTHVIPYLIFGIGIVGSGLLGMNDISHAGPFLIATYAVTFLVAIYFFIWNIVKGIKVFSE, from the coding sequence TTGAGAGAAAATAAAATTTTGTCTTCATTATGTTACTTCAGTATCTTTTTTGCACCGTTTCTGTTTCCGATTATCGTCTATTTCTTAGGAAAGGACGAAGTGAAATATCATGCGAAAAAGTCACTGTGGACGCATGTTATTCCATATTTGATTTTCGGTATTGGTATTGTCGGATCAGGTTTACTTGGCATGAACGATATCAGTCATGCTGGTCCGTTCTTAATTGCAACATATGCTGTGACATTCCTTGTGGCGATCTACTTCTTCATTTGGAACATTGTGAAAGGAATTAAAGTGTTTTCAGAATAA
- a CDS encoding PRD domain-containing protein has product MFTVVKVLNNNIVLALTEAQNEVVVFGTGIGFKKKKGDTLDESAISKTFYSDQTSPLESQLTAIPTDILLLTEKIIRVGEEMLNKKLGSSVLFSLSDHLTFAIQRHEEKIAYENPIVWEIPHLYFQEYQIGKKALTIIQKMMGISFEDTEASLIALHFVNAQIDGQSMGDTIKMTHLTKEIVKIIQNIFEMILDKSSINYSRFITHLRYFIVRQETNQPPQQMDDSLKELIQDRYMKSYACGLIIKEMLKREFNWNVTEDELVFLVIHIERITKEHQKNK; this is encoded by the coding sequence ATGTTCACCGTCGTTAAAGTTTTAAATAATAATATCGTATTAGCTCTAACAGAGGCTCAAAATGAAGTTGTTGTGTTTGGAACAGGAATAGGTTTTAAAAAGAAGAAAGGTGATACTCTTGATGAGAGCGCTATCAGTAAGACATTTTATTCTGATCAGACGTCTCCATTAGAATCTCAACTTACCGCTATCCCAACTGATATCCTTTTATTAACTGAAAAAATCATTCGCGTGGGCGAAGAGATGTTGAATAAGAAGTTAGGTTCCAGCGTGCTCTTTTCGCTTTCCGATCATCTTACCTTTGCTATTCAAAGGCACGAAGAAAAAATAGCGTATGAAAACCCCATTGTGTGGGAGATTCCACATCTCTATTTTCAAGAATATCAAATCGGGAAAAAAGCACTGACAATTATTCAAAAGATGATGGGCATTTCTTTTGAAGATACTGAAGCTTCACTCATTGCCCTGCATTTTGTAAACGCTCAAATAGATGGTCAGTCTATGGGAGACACCATTAAGATGACTCACCTCACAAAAGAAATCGTCAAAATCATTCAAAATATTTTTGAGATGATATTAGATAAATCATCCATTAATTATTCGAGGTTTATCACACATTTGAGATATTTTATTGTCAGGCAGGAAACCAATCAACCACCACAGCAGATGGATGACTCGTTAAAAGAATTAATACAGGATCGTTATATGAAGAGTTATGCGTGTGGGTTGATTATCAAAGAAATGTTAAAACGAGAATTCAATTGGAATGTGACAGAAGACGAGCTTGTTTTTTTAGTCATCCATATTGAAAGAATTACAAAGGAACACCAAAAAAATAAATGA